The DNA segment TAAACAAGATATCAAGTATACGAGACTTGTCCCAATTTTAGATGGTAATGCTTAGTAAAATCGTAGCAAAAGCTTGTCGTTGTCTCTGCCACGTACTCATTGTTTATCTCTGTTCTCTGAAACACATCACATGATGACTGCACTCCACCACCAACTCTGTTTTCAAGTCTTGCTTCTAAACCCGAATACTCACTTTAAACTCCAACCCGGTTTTCACCTGACGTCTTTCTCTCTGTCTCACCATATGAAGCGGGGCAAGAAGAGCTCGGATGCGGGTGAACCCGTGACCAACCCAGACACCCGAACCGGGTCTAGCGAAGCGGATGCAGTGAAACCAAGTTTGAGCTCGATGAAATCGATGGGTGTGCTTCTTGCTGTTCTTATGGTTGCTTCGGTTATGTTTTCTCTGTCGGTGGTACTAAGAGACCCACCTTCTGATGATGTTGTGGAGAGTGTTGCAGCTTCTAGGGTTCTTCAGCTCAGATTCCACCAAGGTAAAAAGCTTTTTGATTCTCCCTCTCACTTCTTTGCAAGAACGTTGCATTTAGTAAACACTTTGTTGTGGCTTTTCTGGGTTTCAGCCAATGAATCAGACAATCTTGTCCCTGGTTTCGATAAAGAATCATGCTTGAGCAGGTATGAGGCGAGTTTATATCGAAAGGAGTCGCCTTTTAAGCAATCTTCTTACCTGGAATCTAGATTCAATAGATACCAAGATCTTCATAGACGGTGTGGACCGTTTACTACTTTCTATAACTCAACATTTGACAAACTCAAGTTGGGAGATAAGTCTGATGGTGGAGTCTCTGGTTGTAGTTATGTGATATGGTTGAACTCTGACGGCGAGCTTGGAAGTAGGATGCTCAGTCTAGCTTCAGCTTTTCTTTATGCTCTCTTAACCGACAGAGTTTTACTAGTGGAACAAGGAGCTGAGATGGCTGATCTTTTCTGCGAGCCGTTTCCATACACTTCTTGGTTTCTTCCCTCAGAGTTTCCGCTCAATGAACAACAGTCTCTTCTTCGCCATCTTGTTCTTGATTCCAGTGACCAACAAAAGCTGGAGAGTCAAGCTTTGTTTAACGAGACACCGTGGTTGATCATGAAAGCAGATGGTTACTTTGTCCCATCgctcttctccatctcttcatTTGAGCAGGAACTTGAAAAGCTCTTCCCGGTTAAAGAAACGGTTTTTTACTTCTTGGGTCAGCATCTCTTTCACCCAACTAATGTAGTCTGGGGTCTCATCACACGATACTATCACGCTTATCTTGCTAGAGCTGATAAAAGAATAGGAATCCATATTGAAGTCTCTGATACTAGCAATGATCAGTTTCAGCGTTTGGTAGAACAGATTCTAGCTTGTGGGGTTAGACATGAGCTGCTTCCTGAAGTAGACAAAGAGAGACATCTCCCTTCAAGCCAAGTTATAAGCCGAAAATCAAAGGCAGTGTtcatctcatcttcttcttctccagggTACTTTGAGAGTATCAGAGACGTGTACTGGGAAAACCCGACGGTGACGGGAGAGATACTCAGTGTTCACAGGCCTAGCCGCAAGGAATACCAGAAAACTCAGAGGAACATGGAGAGCAGGAGAGAGTGGACTGAGATTTACCTTCTAAGTTGTTCTGATGTGCTGATGGTCACAAGCCCCTGGTCCTCACTTGTGGAGGTAGCTCATGGTCTTGGAGGGTTGAAGCCATGGGTATTGAACGGGACTGATCATGACTCTTTTTGTACGAGAGCAAGGTCAATGGAGCCCTGCTCCCAAACGCCACGGTCCCATGGCTGTAAACATTAGGAGATGAGCAGTAGGTGTTGTGAGGTCAAGAGTCTCTGAGTTTTCCAATATAAACGCAAGGAACGTTAAGAATTAACTAAATGTATGAATGCATAACTTGATCAAGTTCTATATTTTTCCCAACATATCTGTAGGTGTTATTATTCACCCAAATAAATAGTATACATTCAAAAGTAGAAACCTTATGGAGATGCTAAAGTTGCTATATTAATAAACAGAGATTGAAATAATGGTTCAAGAGACTTGCAACAACACATAAGGACATTGAGTTTTAGCCATGTACACTGGTCGGCAACAATGGTGTTTCAATCTCTAACGGCCTGTCTGCTGAACCATTACACAACAGGTGAAAGGTGTGATCACATCTCGGTTAGCTTGTATGATTTCACCTGCCTTCAAGTACTGTTAAATTCAAAGAGTGTGAGATGAACAAAGGGCCATGATAAGAAGTTTGATCAGTTGGTATTAACGAATGGAAACCTGCAGACAGATTGTGCAGTGAATGATATGCCTCTTGGTCATCTCACTTGACATGAAATAGCATGGTAGGTTCCTTAACGAGTCACCTGATAAGACTCTGCTTACATCTGAGAAAACAGCAGTACGTTTAATGCGTAAACAGTCTTAAAACTAGAGGAGATTGCAGAACATTGAGTGAACACAGGAATACATGAGCGTAACAATATAAAATTCCCTTCAAATACTTGAAAGTCTGCAGTCATGTTCATATGATATAGATACGTTTTAATGTCCTCTCAATAATGGAGTTTCTATCTGTACACAAGAAGATGAGAGCAGAGAGTATTATAACAGAACCTGCCAGTGGTGTGAATTCAACATTGTTGGCATAAGTTGTTCATCTGCTAGTCTCCCACGAAACAGTTGCTCTACAAAATCTGCCTgaatccaaaacaaaaacaaataccaAACAAACGACTAAGCCATTATGTCACTCCATAACTGTGATGGTCCCCCAGTAACATGTCAAAGCTATGTCATTATATCTTCCACCAAACATTTTTTCTCTCAAAATCTGTGTCCATCTCGACCATAAAGTCAgttagaaaaacttcaaaacccATCTACTATACTTGAAAA comes from the Brassica napus cultivar Da-Ae chromosome A7, Da-Ae, whole genome shotgun sequence genome and includes:
- the LOC106430176 gene encoding fucosyltransferase 3, whose protein sequence is MMTALHHQLCFQVLLLNPNTHFKLQPGFHLTSFSLSHHMKRGKKSSDAGEPVTNPDTRTGSSEADAVKPSLSSMKSMGVLLAVLMVASVMFSLSVVLRDPPSDDVVESVAASRVLQLRFHQANESDNLVPGFDKESCLSRYEASLYRKESPFKQSSYLESRFNRYQDLHRRCGPFTTFYNSTFDKLKLGDKSDGGVSGCSYVIWLNSDGELGSRMLSLASAFLYALLTDRVLLVEQGAEMADLFCEPFPYTSWFLPSEFPLNEQQSLLRHLVLDSSDQQKLESQALFNETPWLIMKADGYFVPSLFSISSFEQELEKLFPVKETVFYFLGQHLFHPTNVVWGLITRYYHAYLARADKRIGIHIEVSDTSNDQFQRLVEQILACGVRHELLPEVDKERHLPSSQVISRKSKAVFISSSSSPGYFESIRDVYWENPTVTGEILSVHRPSRKEYQKTQRNMESRREWTEIYLLSCSDVLMVTSPWSSLVEVAHGLGGLKPWVLNGTDHDSFCTRARSMEPCSQTPRSHGCKH